Proteins co-encoded in one Arachis hypogaea cultivar Tifrunner chromosome 11, arahy.Tifrunner.gnm2.J5K5, whole genome shotgun sequence genomic window:
- the LOC112722967 gene encoding dual specificity protein phosphatase 1: MATSSVVDEFDESMKKQISSLLRVMSLVKSFKEDNTPCKIDEGLFLGSIGTAANKNALKSLNVTHILTVAGKLPPTNPGDFVYKVINVADRDDVDLKQYFNQCFDFIEDAKMHGGGVLVHCFAGKSRSVTVVVAYLMKTRGMSLSEALQHVKSRRPLASPNPGFIRQLEDFEKSLQVTN; the protein is encoded by the exons ATGGCCACTTCTTCGGTTGTGGATGAATTTGATGAATCCATGAAGAAACAGATATCATCCCTTTTGCGGGTTATGAGTTTAGTTAAATCCTTCAAAGAGGATAACACGCCTTGCAAAATTGACGAG GGTTTGTTTTTAGGTTCCATTGGCACTGCAGCTAACAAGAATGCATTGAAAAGCTTGAATGTTACTCACATTCTGACTGTTGCTGGTAAACTGCCACCTACAAATCCTGGGGATTTTGTCTATAAAGTAATCAACG TTGCTGACAGAGATGACGTTGACTTGAAACAATACTTCAATCAGTGCTTTGATTTTATTGAGGATGCCAAAATGCATGGTGGAGGTGTTTTGGTTCACTGTTTTGCAGGAAAATCAAGGAG TGTGACTGTGGTTGTTGCGTATCTGATGAAGACTCGTGGAATGAGCTTATCAGAAGCTCTGCAGCATGTAAAGAGTAGACGACCACTGGCATCTCCAAATCCTGGATTCATCCGTCAGCTGGAAGACTTTGAAAAATCGCTTCAAG TTACAAATTGA